The Candidatus Cloacimonadota bacterium genome contains the following window.
AGATTTAACATAGCTATCCCCTCCCCTTTTTTACAGAAGAGCTTATAAAAGTAAAAATAACTTGGTATTTGGCATCTTTTTGGCATACTAAAAAGACGATGGTTTCCATATGCAGGATATCTGTATCCTTGATTAAGGAATTATCAACAAGACTAAACTAATAATGCTGTTCTGGTATGAACGCAAAGAATTATAAGTGTTAAATACGGTAATTAGAAAAAGGAGATTTGTTATGAACCGAAACAAATTGTTGCTGATAGCCCTGATATTTACTTTGGGTATATTCAGCAGTCTTTTCGCTCAGGTAGATATTACCATTGGAGATGGCACCGCTACAAACACAACCACCGGTGCCCCCGCTCCTTACGGAACTTGGTACAAAAACTTTCATCAACAGTACCTGTATCGAGTTGGAGATATTGAAGAAGCTGGAGGCGGGGCTGGACCCATCAATTCTCTTGCTTTCAATGTTGCATCGGTGAATAACTGTTCACCAATGCCTAATTTTACAATTAGTTTAAAGACCACAACTCAAACCGAGTTGACAACAAATTTCGAAGAAGGAGAATACACTCAAGTATTCTACCAAAACGATTTTATGCCTATTGATGGGATGAATGTACATACTTTCATTGCTCCCTTCGTATGGGATGGAGCATCTAATATCATCGTGGATATAATTACCGATTTGATACCCGGTAGCTATACTCAGAATGCTTCTGTATATTATACCGTAACAGATGTAAATACCAGTTTAAGATACCAAAATGATAGTTTACCGGCAAGCGGCAGTACAACGGGTTCTACCAGTACAAGCCGCGCCAATATAACTTTTAATATGAGTGCTGTACAGGTTACAGATCCTCCCAATCCTGCCCTTCTGGTGGGTCCTGAAGATGGAAGTACTCTTAGCAGCCCTCTGGTTACCTTAAATTGGACCAGCGGTGGCGGTATCCCTCATGGCTATAAACTCTATTTTGGCTCTTCTGCGGATCCTGCTTATGTGGGAGATCTTGAAGCAGCAACCACATATACTCCTACAGGCCTTGAATTTGATACTACGTATTACTGGAAAGTAATTCCGTATAACACCGCCGGCGATGCAGTAAACTGTCCTGTTTGGAGCTTTACTACCATGCCAAGTCCGGTGATATCTACCTTCCCCTGGATTGTGGATTTTGGTACGGAAACTACTGATTGGCCAGTGCCAAACTGGTCTCAGCGTGGTGGATTGTATCCAGAGGCATCTGAAACCTCTACTCAGTGGTACAGATACGATTGGTTGAACATTAGCGGTGCTTCAAATAATGCCGCCAAAACCAATATCTACGGCACAATCCGCAAAGGTTGGCTTATCACACCTCCACTTGATATTCCCGGTAATGATTATGAGCTTAAGTTTGATCTTGCTCTTACTGATTATGCAAATAGCAATCCTATTGAAGATCCAACTGCCCAGCTTGATGACAAATTCATTGTTGCCATTAGCGATAATCCGGATATGAGCAATCCCACCTTATTGCGGGAATGGAACAACTCCGGTAGCGAATTTGTTTACAACCAGATACCCCATACCGGAATGGAGATAACGCTTTTCCTTACCGGTATGTCTGGGATCAAATACATAGCCTTTTATGGAGAATCCACAGAATCCGGAGGCGATAACGACCTCTTTGTAGATAACGTGCAAGTACGGCAAACTCCTTCTACTCCGCTGTTTACTGTGACTCCATCCGAGTATGATTTTGGTCAGTTATTGTTAGGAACATCTGCTACAAAGCAGTTCCGCGTAACAAATTCAGGTGTGGGTGAATTGATCATCAGCAGCATCAATTTGCCTGCCAATGATAATTTTACGCTGGCTAATATGCCTGCCTTGCCGGTTGTTTTGAATGTTGGTGAATCAGTAGTTTTCGATGCCGTTTACACACCTGTTGCAGAGGGCGCACATACTGCGAATATCAGCATTACGGATAATTTGGCTCGAGTAGTACATAATGTACCCTTAAGCGGGAGTGGTTTTGATGCTACTATCTACACTTTGCCTTATGCGCAAACATGGGACGAAGTGGAAACGCCAAATTTGCCTTTGGGCTGGAGTAGCTATGTAGAAGCAACAACAACCTATGCAGTGGTGTCAACCAGCACCAGTTCGCCAAACAGTACACCCAATTGTGTTTATATGTACAATTCCAGCGATGCAGATGCTCAACTCATGCTTATTAGCCCGCCGTTTGATTCGGCTATCGCCATGAATAGCATCCGAGCTTACATTATGGCAAAAGGTGGCACCGGATATACTATGCAAGTGGGAACCATGAGCAATCCTTCAAATCCGGAAAGCTTCTCCCTAATTGAAGAGATCACAGTTCCTTCCGGTTGGAACCAATATGTGGTAAACTTAACCGGACACACTCCTGCCGGGCAATTCATCGCTATCAAACACGACGTAGGTAGTACTTATCATAGTCTTTATATAGACGATGTTTCATTTGAGCTGATTGCTCCCAACGATCTGGCGGCATTATCGGTTAGCGGTGAAACAATGATTCCGGCAAACACGCCTGCAACATTTGCAGTTAGTGTATACAATAATGGCACTGCCACTCAGAACGCATATGAGG
Protein-coding sequences here:
- a CDS encoding choice-of-anchor D domain-containing protein, whose translation is MNRNKLLLIALIFTLGIFSSLFAQVDITIGDGTATNTTTGAPAPYGTWYKNFHQQYLYRVGDIEEAGGGAGPINSLAFNVASVNNCSPMPNFTISLKTTTQTELTTNFEEGEYTQVFYQNDFMPIDGMNVHTFIAPFVWDGASNIIVDIITDLIPGSYTQNASVYYTVTDVNTSLRYQNDSLPASGSTTGSTSTSRANITFNMSAVQVTDPPNPALLVGPEDGSTLSSPLVTLNWTSGGGIPHGYKLYFGSSADPAYVGDLEAATTYTPTGLEFDTTYYWKVIPYNTAGDAVNCPVWSFTTMPSPVISTFPWIVDFGTETTDWPVPNWSQRGGLYPEASETSTQWYRYDWLNISGASNNAAKTNIYGTIRKGWLITPPLDIPGNDYELKFDLALTDYANSNPIEDPTAQLDDKFIVAISDNPDMSNPTLLREWNNSGSEFVYNQIPHTGMEITLFLTGMSGIKYIAFYGESTESGGDNDLFVDNVQVRQTPSTPLFTVTPSEYDFGQLLLGTSATKQFRVTNSGVGELIISSINLPANDNFTLANMPALPVVLNVGESVVFDAVYTPVAEGAHTANISITDNLARVVHNVPLSGSGFDATIYTLPYAQTWDEVETPNLPLGWSSYVEATTTYAVVSTSTSSPNSTPNCVYMYNSSDADAQLMLISPPFDSAIAMNSIRAYIMAKGGTGYTMQVGTMSNPSNPESFSLIEEITVPSGWNQYVVNLTGHTPAGQFIAIKHDVGSTYHSLYIDDVSFELIAPNDLAALSVSGETMIPANTPATFAVSVYNNGTATQNAYEVKLFDVYHTELASVAGPTIDPGATIDVNLTWTPTVEGLSGIYGKVLLAGDVNPANDVSPSLNIFVSSADLFTVEIGEGTNTNSTTGTPTPYGTFYKNFRQQYLVLASELNDAGGGAGPINAIGFNVESLNTCSPMPNYRIRLKST